One segment of Solanum stenotomum isolate F172 chromosome 1, ASM1918654v1, whole genome shotgun sequence DNA contains the following:
- the LOC125850125 gene encoding uncharacterized protein LOC125850125 isoform X2 gives MEKIDSINLYKTEEAEAEAEVEVEAEEGMISDENENEGGGAEDINSAVSRIIDDSVKENGNLLGVIKPHSLLPQPEVPAGVAIIVSPGELNRSQSMPESFDMPAIGKFFREKSNSLSSAITKRLSSMRDQFDDEKVVMKSESKQVTEFDLSGMKVIVNLKPPVKKLPGRVSFFSRSNCRDCTAVRLFLHKENLNYVEINVDVYPKREKELIERTGSAHVPQIFLNEKLLGGLVVLNSLRNSGMLEKKFAEMLAGKCPEDAPAPPVYGFDDDYEEQNDEMVEIVRVLRQKLPIQDRITRMKIVKNCFSGGELVEVLIHHLDCGRKKAVESGKNLARRHFIHQVFGENEFEDGKHFYRFLEHEPFVPKCYNFRGSTNDNEPKDVAVLGQRLGKIMSALLESYASDDRHHLDYIGISNSEEFRRYTNLIQDLHRVNLLNLSADEKLAFFLNLYNAMAIHAVIRIGHPGGMIDRRAFFSEFQYIVGGYSYSLSGLKDGILRSNRRAPFTLMRPFPSGDRRLEMAFQKVNPLIHFGLCNATRSSPAVRFFTPQNVESELRYAAREYFQRDDAMQVDLAKRTVYLNRMIKWYNTDFGQEKEILKWITGYLDATKAGLLTHVMGDGGPVNVVYSSFDWSPNA, from the exons ATGGAGAAAATAGATTCTATCAATTTATACAAAACAGaggaagcagaagcagaagcAGAAGTAGAAGTTGAAGCAGAAGAAGGTATGATTTCCGACGAAAACG AGAATGAAGGAGGAGGAGCGGAAGATATTAATTCAGCTGTTTCTAGAATCATCGATGATTCAGTTAAGGAAAACGGCAACTTATTAGGTGTAATCAAGCCGCATAGCTTGTTGCCGCAACCGGAGGTACCTGCCGGAGTAGCGATTATTGTATCTCCAGGTGAATTGAACCGGTCTCAGTCCATGCCGGAGAGTTTTGACATGCCGGCGATCGGGAAATTCTTTCGTGAGAAGAGTAATAGTTTATCGTCGGCGATAACGAAGCGGTTGTCGTCGATGAGGGATCAGTTTGATGATGAGAAAGTGGTGATGAAATCGGAATCGAAGCAGGTGACGGAGTTTGACCTCTCTGGAATGAAAGTGATTGTGAACTTAAAACCTCCGGTGAAGAAGCTGCCCGGAAGAGTGAGTTTCTTCTCGAGATCTAATTGCAGGGATTGCACCGCTGTGAGGTTGTTTCTGCACAAGGAAAACCTAAACTACGTGGAAATTAACGTCGATGTGTATCCTAAAAGAGAGAAGGAACTAATTGAGAGGACCGGAAGTGCTCATGTGCCGCAGATATTTCTGAATGAGAAGTTGTTAGGTGGATTGGTGGTGTTGAACTCGCTACGGAATAGCGGGATGTTGGAGAAGAAATTTGCGGAAATGTTGGCCGGAAAATGCCCGGAGGATGCACCGGCACCACCGGTTTACGGTTTTGACGACGATTACGAGGAGCAAAACGACGAAATGGTAGAAATTGTGAGAGTATTGAGGCAAAAGCTTCCAATACAGGACAGAATCACGAGGatgaaaatagtaaaaaattgCTTCTCCGGCGGAGAGCTTGTGGAGGTTTTGATCCACCACTTGGACTGCGGCAGAAAAAAG GCTGTGGAAAGTGGGAAGAACCTGGCGAGAAGGCATTTTATTCACCAAGTCTTTGG agaaaatgaatttgaagatgGAAAACACTTCTATAGATTCCTTGAACATGAGCCTTTCGTTCCCAAATGCTATAATTTTCGAGGATCCACAAATGACAATGAACCCAAGGATGTTGCTGTGCTAGGTCAAAGGCTTGGCAAAATAATGTCTGCATTACTTGAGTCTTACGCCTCTGATGATCGGCATCATCTTGATTATATAGGCATCAGCAATAGTGAAGAATTTCGGAG ATATACAAATCTGATTCAGGATCTCCACAGGGTGAACCTCCTAAATCTTTCAGCAGACGAGAAGCTAGCCTTCTTTCTGAATTTGTATAATGCTATGGCCATTCATGCCGTGATCAGGATTGGTCATCCTGGGGGCATGATCGATAGGAGAGCGTTTTTCTCCGAGTTCCAGTACATAGTTGGTGGTTATTCCTATTCCCTATCAGGGCTTAAAGATGGCATACTTAGAAGCAACAGAAGAGCTCCTTTTACTCTGATGAGACCCTTCCCTAGCGGAGACAGGCGTCTGGAG ATGGCATTTCAGAAAGTTAATCCGTTAATCCATTTTGGACTGTGCAATGCAACAAGATCAAGTCCAGCAGTAAGATTTTTCACACCTCAAAATGTCGAGTCTGAACTAAGATATGCTGCAAGAGAGTATTTCCAGAGGGATGATGCAATGCAAGTTGATTTGGCCAAGAGAACTGTCTACCTCAATCGAATGATCAAGTg GTACAATACTGATTTTGGACAGGAAAAGGAAATACTGAAGTGGATTACAGGTTACTTAGATGCAACTAAAGCAGGTCTTTTGACACATGTTATGGGTGATGGTGGACCTGTTAATGTTGTTTATTCTAGTTTTGATTGGTCTCCAAATGCTTGA
- the LOC125850125 gene encoding uncharacterized protein LOC125850125 isoform X1, producing MEKIDSINLYKTEEAEAEAEVEVEAEEGMISDENGNEKGNSNSVDSVNILNSDIHAENEGGGAEDINSAVSRIIDDSVKENGNLLGVIKPHSLLPQPEVPAGVAIIVSPGELNRSQSMPESFDMPAIGKFFREKSNSLSSAITKRLSSMRDQFDDEKVVMKSESKQVTEFDLSGMKVIVNLKPPVKKLPGRVSFFSRSNCRDCTAVRLFLHKENLNYVEINVDVYPKREKELIERTGSAHVPQIFLNEKLLGGLVVLNSLRNSGMLEKKFAEMLAGKCPEDAPAPPVYGFDDDYEEQNDEMVEIVRVLRQKLPIQDRITRMKIVKNCFSGGELVEVLIHHLDCGRKKAVESGKNLARRHFIHQVFGENEFEDGKHFYRFLEHEPFVPKCYNFRGSTNDNEPKDVAVLGQRLGKIMSALLESYASDDRHHLDYIGISNSEEFRRYTNLIQDLHRVNLLNLSADEKLAFFLNLYNAMAIHAVIRIGHPGGMIDRRAFFSEFQYIVGGYSYSLSGLKDGILRSNRRAPFTLMRPFPSGDRRLEMAFQKVNPLIHFGLCNATRSSPAVRFFTPQNVESELRYAAREYFQRDDAMQVDLAKRTVYLNRMIKWYNTDFGQEKEILKWITGYLDATKAGLLTHVMGDGGPVNVVYSSFDWSPNA from the exons ATGGAGAAAATAGATTCTATCAATTTATACAAAACAGaggaagcagaagcagaagcAGAAGTAGAAGTTGAAGCAGAAGAAGGTATGATTTCCGACGAAAACGGTAACGAAAAAGGAAATTCCAATTCCGTTGATTCTGTTAATATTTTGAATTCCGATATTCACGCAGAGAATGAAGGAGGAGGAGCGGAAGATATTAATTCAGCTGTTTCTAGAATCATCGATGATTCAGTTAAGGAAAACGGCAACTTATTAGGTGTAATCAAGCCGCATAGCTTGTTGCCGCAACCGGAGGTACCTGCCGGAGTAGCGATTATTGTATCTCCAGGTGAATTGAACCGGTCTCAGTCCATGCCGGAGAGTTTTGACATGCCGGCGATCGGGAAATTCTTTCGTGAGAAGAGTAATAGTTTATCGTCGGCGATAACGAAGCGGTTGTCGTCGATGAGGGATCAGTTTGATGATGAGAAAGTGGTGATGAAATCGGAATCGAAGCAGGTGACGGAGTTTGACCTCTCTGGAATGAAAGTGATTGTGAACTTAAAACCTCCGGTGAAGAAGCTGCCCGGAAGAGTGAGTTTCTTCTCGAGATCTAATTGCAGGGATTGCACCGCTGTGAGGTTGTTTCTGCACAAGGAAAACCTAAACTACGTGGAAATTAACGTCGATGTGTATCCTAAAAGAGAGAAGGAACTAATTGAGAGGACCGGAAGTGCTCATGTGCCGCAGATATTTCTGAATGAGAAGTTGTTAGGTGGATTGGTGGTGTTGAACTCGCTACGGAATAGCGGGATGTTGGAGAAGAAATTTGCGGAAATGTTGGCCGGAAAATGCCCGGAGGATGCACCGGCACCACCGGTTTACGGTTTTGACGACGATTACGAGGAGCAAAACGACGAAATGGTAGAAATTGTGAGAGTATTGAGGCAAAAGCTTCCAATACAGGACAGAATCACGAGGatgaaaatagtaaaaaattgCTTCTCCGGCGGAGAGCTTGTGGAGGTTTTGATCCACCACTTGGACTGCGGCAGAAAAAAG GCTGTGGAAAGTGGGAAGAACCTGGCGAGAAGGCATTTTATTCACCAAGTCTTTGG agaaaatgaatttgaagatgGAAAACACTTCTATAGATTCCTTGAACATGAGCCTTTCGTTCCCAAATGCTATAATTTTCGAGGATCCACAAATGACAATGAACCCAAGGATGTTGCTGTGCTAGGTCAAAGGCTTGGCAAAATAATGTCTGCATTACTTGAGTCTTACGCCTCTGATGATCGGCATCATCTTGATTATATAGGCATCAGCAATAGTGAAGAATTTCGGAG ATATACAAATCTGATTCAGGATCTCCACAGGGTGAACCTCCTAAATCTTTCAGCAGACGAGAAGCTAGCCTTCTTTCTGAATTTGTATAATGCTATGGCCATTCATGCCGTGATCAGGATTGGTCATCCTGGGGGCATGATCGATAGGAGAGCGTTTTTCTCCGAGTTCCAGTACATAGTTGGTGGTTATTCCTATTCCCTATCAGGGCTTAAAGATGGCATACTTAGAAGCAACAGAAGAGCTCCTTTTACTCTGATGAGACCCTTCCCTAGCGGAGACAGGCGTCTGGAG ATGGCATTTCAGAAAGTTAATCCGTTAATCCATTTTGGACTGTGCAATGCAACAAGATCAAGTCCAGCAGTAAGATTTTTCACACCTCAAAATGTCGAGTCTGAACTAAGATATGCTGCAAGAGAGTATTTCCAGAGGGATGATGCAATGCAAGTTGATTTGGCCAAGAGAACTGTCTACCTCAATCGAATGATCAAGTg GTACAATACTGATTTTGGACAGGAAAAGGAAATACTGAAGTGGATTACAGGTTACTTAGATGCAACTAAAGCAGGTCTTTTGACACATGTTATGGGTGATGGTGGACCTGTTAATGTTGTTTATTCTAGTTTTGATTGGTCTCCAAATGCTTGA
- the LOC125850125 gene encoding uncharacterized protein LOC125850125 isoform X3, whose translation MEKIDSINLYKTEEAEAEAEVEVEAEEENEGGGAEDINSAVSRIIDDSVKENGNLLGVIKPHSLLPQPEVPAGVAIIVSPGELNRSQSMPESFDMPAIGKFFREKSNSLSSAITKRLSSMRDQFDDEKVVMKSESKQVTEFDLSGMKVIVNLKPPVKKLPGRVSFFSRSNCRDCTAVRLFLHKENLNYVEINVDVYPKREKELIERTGSAHVPQIFLNEKLLGGLVVLNSLRNSGMLEKKFAEMLAGKCPEDAPAPPVYGFDDDYEEQNDEMVEIVRVLRQKLPIQDRITRMKIVKNCFSGGELVEVLIHHLDCGRKKAVESGKNLARRHFIHQVFGENEFEDGKHFYRFLEHEPFVPKCYNFRGSTNDNEPKDVAVLGQRLGKIMSALLESYASDDRHHLDYIGISNSEEFRRYTNLIQDLHRVNLLNLSADEKLAFFLNLYNAMAIHAVIRIGHPGGMIDRRAFFSEFQYIVGGYSYSLSGLKDGILRSNRRAPFTLMRPFPSGDRRLEMAFQKVNPLIHFGLCNATRSSPAVRFFTPQNVESELRYAAREYFQRDDAMQVDLAKRTVYLNRMIKWYNTDFGQEKEILKWITGYLDATKAGLLTHVMGDGGPVNVVYSSFDWSPNA comes from the exons ATGGAGAAAATAGATTCTATCAATTTATACAAAACAGaggaagcagaagcagaagcAGAAGTAGAAGTTGAAGCAGAAGAAG AGAATGAAGGAGGAGGAGCGGAAGATATTAATTCAGCTGTTTCTAGAATCATCGATGATTCAGTTAAGGAAAACGGCAACTTATTAGGTGTAATCAAGCCGCATAGCTTGTTGCCGCAACCGGAGGTACCTGCCGGAGTAGCGATTATTGTATCTCCAGGTGAATTGAACCGGTCTCAGTCCATGCCGGAGAGTTTTGACATGCCGGCGATCGGGAAATTCTTTCGTGAGAAGAGTAATAGTTTATCGTCGGCGATAACGAAGCGGTTGTCGTCGATGAGGGATCAGTTTGATGATGAGAAAGTGGTGATGAAATCGGAATCGAAGCAGGTGACGGAGTTTGACCTCTCTGGAATGAAAGTGATTGTGAACTTAAAACCTCCGGTGAAGAAGCTGCCCGGAAGAGTGAGTTTCTTCTCGAGATCTAATTGCAGGGATTGCACCGCTGTGAGGTTGTTTCTGCACAAGGAAAACCTAAACTACGTGGAAATTAACGTCGATGTGTATCCTAAAAGAGAGAAGGAACTAATTGAGAGGACCGGAAGTGCTCATGTGCCGCAGATATTTCTGAATGAGAAGTTGTTAGGTGGATTGGTGGTGTTGAACTCGCTACGGAATAGCGGGATGTTGGAGAAGAAATTTGCGGAAATGTTGGCCGGAAAATGCCCGGAGGATGCACCGGCACCACCGGTTTACGGTTTTGACGACGATTACGAGGAGCAAAACGACGAAATGGTAGAAATTGTGAGAGTATTGAGGCAAAAGCTTCCAATACAGGACAGAATCACGAGGatgaaaatagtaaaaaattgCTTCTCCGGCGGAGAGCTTGTGGAGGTTTTGATCCACCACTTGGACTGCGGCAGAAAAAAG GCTGTGGAAAGTGGGAAGAACCTGGCGAGAAGGCATTTTATTCACCAAGTCTTTGG agaaaatgaatttgaagatgGAAAACACTTCTATAGATTCCTTGAACATGAGCCTTTCGTTCCCAAATGCTATAATTTTCGAGGATCCACAAATGACAATGAACCCAAGGATGTTGCTGTGCTAGGTCAAAGGCTTGGCAAAATAATGTCTGCATTACTTGAGTCTTACGCCTCTGATGATCGGCATCATCTTGATTATATAGGCATCAGCAATAGTGAAGAATTTCGGAG ATATACAAATCTGATTCAGGATCTCCACAGGGTGAACCTCCTAAATCTTTCAGCAGACGAGAAGCTAGCCTTCTTTCTGAATTTGTATAATGCTATGGCCATTCATGCCGTGATCAGGATTGGTCATCCTGGGGGCATGATCGATAGGAGAGCGTTTTTCTCCGAGTTCCAGTACATAGTTGGTGGTTATTCCTATTCCCTATCAGGGCTTAAAGATGGCATACTTAGAAGCAACAGAAGAGCTCCTTTTACTCTGATGAGACCCTTCCCTAGCGGAGACAGGCGTCTGGAG ATGGCATTTCAGAAAGTTAATCCGTTAATCCATTTTGGACTGTGCAATGCAACAAGATCAAGTCCAGCAGTAAGATTTTTCACACCTCAAAATGTCGAGTCTGAACTAAGATATGCTGCAAGAGAGTATTTCCAGAGGGATGATGCAATGCAAGTTGATTTGGCCAAGAGAACTGTCTACCTCAATCGAATGATCAAGTg GTACAATACTGATTTTGGACAGGAAAAGGAAATACTGAAGTGGATTACAGGTTACTTAGATGCAACTAAAGCAGGTCTTTTGACACATGTTATGGGTGATGGTGGACCTGTTAATGTTGTTTATTCTAGTTTTGATTGGTCTCCAAATGCTTGA
- the LOC125866209 gene encoding phytosulfokine receptor 1 produces MGVLQLCVIFLFLGICLQAQSQNPQNLICNPKDFKALEGFVKSLETVLDFWDLGNSTNCCNLVGVTCDSGRVVKLELGKRRLNGKLSESLGNLDELRTLNLSHNFLKGPVPFTLLHLSKLEVLDLSNNDFFGLFPSSMNLPLLHVFNISDNSFEGPVPMGICENSTRVSVIKMGVNYFNGSLPVGIGNCGSLELFCLGSNLLSGSLPDELFKLPRLIVLSLQENRISGQLSSQIGNLSSLVHLDICSNGFSGNIPDVFDRLGNLTYLSAHSNRFFGNIPTSLANSGTVSSLSLRNNSLGGIIELNCSAMVSLVSLDLATNGFRGLVPDYLPNCQRLQTINLARNSFTGQLPESFKNFHSLSSLSVSNNSMHNIDAALRILQHCKNLSTLVLTLNFRDEVLPTDPSLQFSELKALIIANCRLTGVVPQWLRNSSKLQLLDLSWNRLTGTLPPWIGDFQFLFYLDFSNNSFTGEIPKEITGLKSLIYGPVSMNEPSPDFPFFLKRNVSVRGLQYNQIFSFPPTLELGNNFLTGAILPEFGNLKRLHVLDLKSNNLSGTIPSSLSGMASVENLDLSHNNLIGNIPSSLVQCSFMSKFSVAYNKLSGEIPTGGQFPTFPTSSFEGNQGLCGEHGTPCQNGSQVPRDLVKGKRRKGTVIGMGIGIGLGTIFLLALMYLIVIRASSRKVVDQEKELDASNRELEDLGSSLVIFFHNKENTKEMCLDDLLKCTDNFDQSNIVGCGGFGLVYKAILRDGRKVAIKRLSGDYGQMEREFQAEVESLSRAQHPNLVHLQGYCKYRTDRLLIYSYMENGSLDYWLHEKVDGPALLDWDLRLQIAQGAARGLAYLHLACDPHILHRDIKSSNILLDENFEAHLADFGLARIIRPYDTHVTTDVVGTLGYIPPEYGQASVATYKGDVYSFGVVLLELLTCKRPMDPCKPRASRDLISWVIQMKKQKRETEVFDPLIYDKQHAKEMLLVLEIACLCLHESPKIRPSSQQLVTWLDNINTPPDVHVF; encoded by the coding sequence ATGGGTGTGTTGCAACTTTGTGTGATCTTTTTGTTTCTTGGGATTTGCTTACAAGCTCAATCTCAAAATCCCCAGAACTTGATATGTAATCCAAAAGATTTTAAAGCTCTGGAGGGTTTTGTGAAGAGTTTAGAGACAGTTCTTGATTTCTGGGATTTGGGGAATTCTACAAATTGTTGTAATTTGGTAGGTGTTACTTGTGATTCTGGGAGGGTGGTGAAGTTGGAGCTTGGGAAAAGAAGGTTAAATGGGAAACTTTCTGAATCTTTAGGTAATTTGGATGAGCTAAGAACCCTTAATCTGTCTCATAATTTCCTCAAAGGACCTGTTCCTTTTACACTGTTGCATTTGTCTAAATTGGAAGTATTGGACTTGAGCAATAATGATTTCTTTGGATTGTTTCCTAGTAGCATGAACTTGCCTTTGCTTCATGTTTTCAATATATCTGATAATTCCTTTGAAGGACCAGTTCCTATGGGTATCTGTGAAAATTCAACTAGAGTTTCTGTTATTAAGATGGGggttaattattttaatggtAGTCTTCCAGTAGGAATTGGGAATTGTGGTTCATTAGAGCTTTTTTGCCTAGGCTCTAACCTTCTTTCTGGTAGTTTGCCTGATGAACTGTTTAAGCTACCAAGATTGATTGTATTGTCTCTACAAGAGAATCGAATCTCGGGACAGCTTAGCAGTCAGATTGGTAATCTGTCTAGTTTGGTTCATTTGGATATTTGTTCAAATGGATTTTCAGGGAACATTCCAGATGTGTTTGATAGATTAGGGAATTTAACATATTTGTCAGCTCATTCAAATAGGTTCTTTGGTAATATACCAACTTCATTGGCAAATTCTGGGACTGTTAGTTCTCTTAGTTTGAGAAATAATTCTTTAGGGGGTATCATAGAGCTTAATTGTTCAGCAATGGTTAGTCTTGTTTCGCTTGATCTGGCTACAAACGGGTTCCGTGGGTTAGTTCCTGATTATCTTCCTAACTGTCAAAGGTTGCAAACTATCAATCTGGCTAGAAACTCTTTCACTGGACAACTGCCAGAAAGTTTCAAGAATTTTCATAGTCTTTCATCCCTTTCAGTCTCGAACAACAGTATGCATAATATTGATGCTGCTCTCAGAATTTTACAGCATTGCAAGAACTTGTCTACGTTGGTCCTTACTCTGAATTTTCGGGATGAGGTTTTGCCTACTGATCCTAGCCTGCAGTTTAGTGAGCTGAAAGCTCTCATTATTGCCAATTGCAGACTCACTGGAGTTGTTCCTCAGTGGTTGAGAAATAGCTCAAAACTGCAACTGTTGGACTTGTCGTGGAACCGTTTGACGGGAACACTTCCACCTTGGATTGGAGATTTCCAGTTTCTATTCTATCTGGATTTTTCCAACAACTCGTTTACCGGGGAGATTCCAAAAGAAATTACTGGATTGAAGAGCCTAATCTATGGCCCTGTCTCAATGAATGAGCCATCACCAGACTTtccctttttcttgaaaagaaatgtAAGTGTTAGAGGGTTGCAGTATAATCAGATTTTTAGCTTCCCTCCAACACTGGAACTAGGTAACAACTTTCTCACTGGAGCAATTTTGCCGGAATTTGGGAATCTGAAAAGGTTACATGTTTTGGATCTAAAAAGCAACAACTTATCTGGGACAATACCAAGTAGCCTGTCTGGTATGGCGAGCGTAGAGAATTTGGATCTCTCCCACAACAATCTGATTGGCAACATACCCTCCTCTTTAGTCCAATGCAGCTTTATGTCAAAGTTCAGTGTTGCTTATAACAAGCTCTCAGGGGAAATTCCTACTGGAGGTCAGTTCCCAACATTTCCAACATCAAGTTTCGAGGGAAACCAAGGACTCTGCGGTGAACATGGTACCCCCTGTCAAAATGGCAGCCAAGTTCCTCGTGACTTGGTCAAAGGAAAGAGGCGCAAAGGAACTGTCATTGGCATGGGTATTGGTATTGGTCTTGGAACAATTTTTCTTCTTGCTCTCATGTACTTGATTGTTATACGGGCAAGCAGTCGAAAAGTAGTTGATCAGGAAAAGGAGTTGGATGCTTCTAACAGGGAACTGGAGGACTTAGGCTCAAGTCTGGTGATATTTTTCCATAACAAGGAGAATACTAAAGAGATGTGTCTTGATGACCTTTTGAAATGTACAGACAACTTTGATCAGTCAAATATTGTTGGATGTGGGGGCTTCGGCTTGGTCTACAAGGCCATTCTTCGTGATGGTAGGAAAGTTGCCATCAAGCGGCTTTCAGGTGACTACGGGCAGATGGAACGAGAATTCCAAGCTGAAGTTGAATCGCTTTCAAGAGCTCAGCATCCAAATCTTGTTCATCTCCAAGGATATTGCAAGTACAGAACTGACCGGCTTCTAATTTATTCCTACATGGAGAATGGAAGCTTGGATTATTGGCTGCACGAGAAAGTTGACGGACCTGCTTTATTGGACTGGGATCTGAGGCTTCAGATTGCTCAAGGGGCTGCAAGAGGACTTGCATACTTGCACCTAGCGTGCGATCCTCATATCTTGCACCGAGATATAAAGTCTAGTAACATTCTTCTTGACGAAAATTTTGAAGCTCACTTAGCTGATTTTGGTCTTGCAAGGATTATTCGGCCCTACGACACTCATGTGACCACTGATGTTGTCGGAACATTAGGCTATATACCTCCTGAATATGGTCAAGCTTCCGTTGCTACCTATAAAGGGGACGTGTATAGCTTTGGTGTGGTTCTTTTGGAGCTTCTAACATGCAAAAGACCGATGGATCCGTGCAAGCCTAGAGCAAGCAGAGATTTAATCTCTTGGGTGATCCAAATGAAGAAACAGAAGAGGGAAACTGAAGTCTTTGATCCTCTGATATATGACAAGCAGCACGCGAAGGAAATGTTATTGGTCCTTGAAATTGCTTGCCTTTGTTTGCATGAATCTCCTAAAATAAGGCCTTCTTCGCAGCAGTTAGTTACTTGGCTCGACAACATAAACACACCACCTGATGTTCATGTGTTTTAG